A stretch of the Filimonas lacunae genome encodes the following:
- a CDS encoding RNA polymerase sigma factor, translated as MFTAETARLLMALADGEERALHRLEVRLHKQVFDLCLGIVKRADLAEDARQECFILLLGDQQHYKEVKFPGRYFQQCCINKAYDLLEEEAKNSTENIELIVNKVDMDSYERGSPFKHRLMDVMEMGIERLPMRRRMIMGIKRSQGITNAQIADKLGIAKLTVDKTIQNAIRDIREYAQQHMNPDM; from the coding sequence ATGTTCACTGCTGAAACTGCAAGGCTTTTAATGGCTTTGGCTGATGGAGAGGAGCGTGCGCTTCATCGACTGGAAGTGCGACTCCATAAACAAGTATTTGACCTCTGTTTGGGAATTGTAAAAAGAGCTGATCTGGCCGAAGATGCCAGGCAGGAGTGCTTTATTTTATTATTAGGCGATCAGCAACATTATAAAGAAGTCAAATTTCCGGGCCGTTACTTCCAGCAATGTTGCATAAATAAGGCTTATGATTTATTGGAAGAGGAAGCAAAAAATTCCACCGAAAACATCGAACTGATAGTGAATAAAGTGGATATGGATAGTTATGAAAGGGGTAGTCCGTTCAAACACCGGTTGATGGATGTAATGGAAATGGGTATTGAGCGGCTGCCCATGCGCCGCCGTATGATTATGGGGATAAAACGCTCTCAGGGTATTACCAATGCACAGATTGCAGACAAGCTGGGTATTGCAAAGCTGACAGTAGACAAAACCATTCAAAATGCCATCCGTGATATCAGGGAATATGCACAGCAGCATATGAACCCTGATATGTAA